In Solanum pennellii chromosome 3, SPENNV200, a single window of DNA contains:
- the LOC107014953 gene encoding RNA-binding KH domain-containing protein RCF3 → MDRSRSKRYYYDQDYESENLPRTKQRYNNPHHYAPTAHHRRPVSGGGGGGRKMQDPALMVTTTYRILCHDVKAGGVIGKSGSIIKAIRQHTGAWVNVHELIPGDDERIIEISDTRRRDPDGRMPAFSPAQEALLMIHERILDSDSGGGGYNGGMDMEEEFRMRGVSGNNRAVTRLVVTRMHVGCLLGKGGKIIEQMRIETKTHIRILPRDHSLPRCVSMSEEIVQVVGEVNAVKKAVEIISSRLRESQHRDRGHFPGRPHSPERFLPPDDEFIPHMNSTARRPSENGSAFGSRLPAGMSGGRSNNYSSSSSGYAIESGIAPNNDNGQVMYVEDLVFRILCPVDKVDTVAGESDGIIELLQNEIGVDVKILNPVAGSDEQVIIISSDEGPDDELFPAQEALLHIQTRIVDLVPEKENVITTRLIVQTDEVECLGGRDGLLSDMQKITGATVKILPKEELPPCVSRTDEVIQIVGEIKAAREALVEVTSRLRSFTYRDFFQKDIPSPAIPASSPARSTIGADKNSFNNTSPSQQNYSVNDVPTSIYQNTPAKPIAQPVKETGASASEITKQNESERREDIPSGLNRMHVTLVTRSILEVVIPPHAAPKLITKSRNKLAQISELSGANVKLIEDRPEVTDKIIQISGTPEQAERAQSLLQGFILSTLEDGP, encoded by the exons atGGACAGATCAAGATCTAAGAGATACTATTACGACCAGGATTATGAATCCGAGAACTTACCCAGGACTAAACAGAGGTACAACAACCCTCACCATTATGCACCGACGGCTCATCACAGACGTCCTGTTTCCGGTGGAGGTGGAGGAGGTAGAAAAATGCAGGACCCTGCACTTATGGTTACTACTACTTACCGGATTTTATGTCACGATGTTAAGGCGGGTGGTGTTATTGGGAAATCAGGGAGTATTATTAAGGCGATTAGGCAGCATACTGGGGCATGGGTGAATGTACATGAACTGATTCCAGGAGATGATGAACGTATCATTGAGATTTCGGACACTCGGAGGAGGGATCCTGATGGTAGAATGCCGGCGTTTTCGCCAGCTCAGGAGGCATTGCTGATGATACATGAGAGGATTTTGGATAGTGATAGTGGTGGAGGAGGGTACAATGGTGGGATGGATATGGAGGAGGAATTTAGGATGAGAGGTGTTAGTGGGAATAATCGCGCCGTAACAAGGTTGGTGGTGACTAGAATGCATGTGGGATGTTTGCTAGGGAAAGGAGGGAAAATTATTGAGCAAATGAGGATTGAGACTAAGACACATATTAGAATTTTGCCCAGAGATCACAGTTTGCCGCGTTGCGTTTCAATGTCAGAGGAGATTGTTCAG GTTGTTGGGGAAGTAAATGCTGTGAAAAAGGCTGTAGAAATTATTTCCTCACGCTTGAGAGAGAGCCAGCATCGTGATCGGGGTCACTTTCCTGGTCGGCCACATTCTCCTGAACGGTTTCTCCCTCCTGATGACGAATTTATTCCCCACATGAACAGTACAGCTCGCAGGCCGTCTGAAAATGGGTCTGCTTTTGGATCAAGGCTGCCTGCTGGTATGAGTGGTGGTCGAAGCAACAACTATTCCTCATCCTCATCTGGATATGCCATTGAATCTGGAATCGCTCCCAACAATGATAATGGGCAGGTCATGTACGTTGAAGATCTTGTGTTTCGAATTCTATGTCCAGTTGACAAGGTTGATACTGTTGCTGGGGAATCAGATGGAATTATAGAGTTGCTTCAGAATGAGATTGGTGTGGATGTGAAGATTTTGAATCCCGTTGCCGGCTCAGATGAACAGGTCATAATCATTTCATCTGATGAG GGTCCAGATGATGAGCTGTTTCCTGCTCAGGAAGCTCTTTTGCATATTCAAACCCGCATTGTTGATCTTGTTCCGGAGAAGGAAAATGTTATTACAACTCGTTTAATTGTGCAAACAGATGAAGTTGAATGTTTGGGAGGAAGAGATGGACTATTATCTGATATGCAGAAAATAACTGGTGCTACTGTCAAGATTCTACCAAAGGAAGAACTTCCACCATGTGTGTCAAGGACTGATGAAGTTATACAG ATTGTTGGAGAGATCAAAGCAGCTAGAGAAGCTCTTGTTGAAGTGACATCGAGGCTTCGGAGTTTTACTTATCGGGATTTCTTTCAAAAGGATATACCCTCACCAGCAATACCTGCCTCAAGCCCTGCTAGGAGTACTATTGGAGCAGACAAAAATTCTTTCAATAACACATCTCCATCTCAACAGAACTACAGTGTGAATGATGTTCCAACTTCGATCTATCAAAATACACCAGCAAAACCAATCGCACAGCCAGTAAAA GAAACTGGGGCATCTGCCAGTGAAATAACCAAGCAAAATGAAAGTGAGCGTCGTGAAGATATTCCGAGCGGATTGAATAG AATGCATGTAACATTGGTCACTAGAAGTATTTTGGAAGTTGTCATACCTCCACATGCAGCGCCCAAACTGAtaacaaaatcaagaaataagCTTGCTCAGATTAGTGAG TTGTCAGGAGCAAATGTTAAATTGATTGAGGATAGGCCTGAGGTAACAGATAAGATCATACAGATATCAGGCACTCCGGAGCAAGCAGAGAGAGCTCAAAGCCTGCTTCAAGGATTTATTTTAAGCA CTCTAGAAGATGGCCCCTGA